A stretch of the Planctomycetota bacterium genome encodes the following:
- a CDS encoding tetratricopeptide repeat protein produces the protein MSAEQGTPQPESASASDQGAAAAPWREIWQIPALGGAMVVLALGLSTMLLHRPTPNYDSLLDGVERRIDARRFVEALDVLNGRLAPMVGRDSFEPVHLQRFHTLRARALALGQAEFGGREEENDRNIVAQYRAAERNGGRLSPGDAFYLADAYLALDMIDLALARADAMPVDEKLRRHELYRRAVSRAGLRSEGGRERVLELIARFVSDPTLNVDDRAWAELQRVRLLAATGDHGGVVDRLLRTYPRWAAASPAKRAALSLQLGASHLELEDLDAARTALETADSLAAKQTPERARALVLLGRLDELDGRVDQARERYQAVLRDMAWASAAQGARLGLAEVRASEGEHDLALQLFERAIDELDRTDPEESGVSRAVLEDALLAQYRVQAQFDQPKTALRYVQLAERLRGDERSPELVRALADAHLAVADGEMGGGADAPSLRESASLDVPTRDTVRRHLRSAGGYYALHADLVTLDEQRFERSTWLSALCFDRAGDLDLAQRKLTTFVTAISESPLRAEARFRLGRIHQARRNYQKAGEVYRGLIDDSSNTATGKDVGPFAIRSYVPLAQCLLADAAQDNDDEAMRLLDRVLSGALVEPESLEYRTALLEMGRAHYRRGEQVAAIEKLSESLVRYGGERMEHRVRFLLADAYRREADRIRGTLTEAMPGSERRQLQQVRRDRLLTAMEHYTAARDGLETLRGPTAVEAEYLRNAYFYLGACPFDLGDYETAVRNYAAAHARYARDPSALVPLIQIVNARLAQGEYALAQAANERAQRLYASFPAEVWDDADLPMSRGDWQRWFEASERLASVGP, from the coding sequence GTGTCGGCGGAGCAAGGCACACCACAGCCCGAGAGCGCATCGGCGTCCGACCAGGGCGCAGCGGCTGCGCCGTGGCGCGAGATCTGGCAGATTCCTGCGCTGGGCGGGGCCATGGTCGTGCTGGCGCTGGGCCTGTCGACGATGCTCCTGCATCGGCCGACGCCCAATTACGACTCCTTGCTCGACGGCGTCGAGCGACGCATCGATGCCCGGCGATTCGTCGAGGCCCTGGACGTGCTCAACGGGCGGCTCGCGCCGATGGTCGGCCGGGACTCGTTCGAGCCCGTTCACCTGCAGCGGTTCCATACGCTGCGGGCCCGGGCGTTGGCCCTCGGGCAGGCGGAATTCGGCGGCCGCGAAGAAGAGAACGACCGCAACATCGTGGCGCAGTATCGGGCGGCGGAGCGGAACGGCGGCCGGCTGTCGCCGGGTGACGCGTTCTACCTCGCCGACGCGTACCTCGCGCTCGACATGATCGACCTGGCGCTGGCCCGGGCGGACGCGATGCCGGTGGATGAGAAGCTCCGCCGCCATGAGCTATACCGGCGGGCCGTCTCGCGGGCGGGCCTCCGCAGCGAGGGCGGCCGCGAGCGGGTGCTCGAGCTGATCGCGCGATTCGTTTCGGATCCCACGCTCAACGTCGACGACCGCGCGTGGGCCGAACTGCAGCGGGTGCGGCTGCTGGCGGCCACGGGGGATCACGGCGGCGTCGTCGATCGGCTGCTGCGGACCTATCCACGATGGGCGGCCGCCTCGCCGGCCAAGCGCGCGGCCCTATCCCTGCAACTGGGCGCCTCGCACCTCGAGCTCGAGGACCTCGACGCCGCCCGCACGGCGCTGGAGACCGCCGATTCGCTGGCGGCCAAGCAGACCCCCGAGCGGGCCCGCGCGCTGGTGCTGCTGGGCCGGCTGGATGAACTCGACGGCCGCGTCGATCAGGCGCGGGAGCGCTACCAGGCGGTGCTGCGGGACATGGCGTGGGCGTCGGCCGCGCAGGGGGCGCGGCTCGGCCTGGCCGAGGTCCGGGCATCCGAGGGCGAGCACGATCTGGCGCTGCAGCTCTTCGAGCGGGCCATCGACGAGCTGGATCGCACCGACCCCGAGGAGAGCGGCGTCTCGCGGGCCGTGCTCGAGGACGCGCTGCTGGCGCAGTACCGCGTGCAGGCCCAGTTCGACCAGCCCAAGACGGCGCTGCGGTACGTACAGCTGGCCGAGCGGCTCCGCGGCGACGAGCGGTCGCCCGAGCTGGTCCGGGCGTTGGCGGATGCGCACCTCGCGGTCGCCGATGGCGAGATGGGCGGTGGTGCGGACGCACCGAGCCTGCGGGAGTCGGCCTCGCTCGATGTGCCGACGCGGGACACGGTCCGGCGGCACCTGCGGTCCGCGGGCGGCTACTACGCGCTGCACGCCGACCTGGTGACGCTCGATGAGCAGCGCTTCGAGCGGTCGACGTGGCTGTCGGCGTTGTGCTTCGATCGCGCGGGCGACCTGGACCTGGCCCAGCGCAAGCTCACGACCTTCGTCACGGCCATCAGCGAGAGCCCGCTCCGCGCCGAAGCGCGGTTCCGGCTCGGACGCATCCACCAGGCCAGGCGGAACTACCAAAAGGCGGGCGAGGTGTACCGCGGTCTGATCGACGATTCGTCGAACACCGCGACGGGCAAGGACGTCGGGCCCTTCGCGATCCGCTCGTACGTGCCGCTGGCGCAGTGCCTGCTGGCCGACGCCGCCCAGGACAACGACGACGAGGCGATGCGGCTGCTCGATCGCGTGCTGTCGGGCGCACTCGTGGAGCCCGAGAGCCTGGAGTACCGCACGGCGTTGCTGGAGATGGGGCGGGCCCATTATCGCCGCGGCGAGCAGGTGGCCGCCATCGAGAAGCTCTCCGAGTCGCTCGTTCGTTACGGCGGCGAGCGGATGGAGCACCGCGTGCGATTCCTGCTCGCCGACGCCTACCGGCGCGAGGCCGACCGCATCCGCGGGACGCTCACCGAGGCGATGCCCGGCAGCGAGCGGCGGCAGCTGCAGCAGGTCCGCCGCGACCGGCTGCTGACGGCCATGGAGCACTACACGGCCGCGCGGGACGGGCTGGAGACCCTCCGCGGCCCGACGGCGGTCGAGGCCGAGTACCTCCGCAACGCGTACTTCTATCTGGGGGCCTGCCCGTTCGATCTGGGCGACTACGAGACCGCCGTGCGGAACTACGCCGCGGCGCACGCTCGCTACGCACGGGATCCGTCGGCGCTGGTGCCGCTCATCCAGATCGTCAACGCGAGGCTCGCCCAGGGCGAGTACGCCCTCGCCCAGGCGGCCAACGAGAGGGCGCAGCGGCTATACGCGTCCTTCCCCGCCGAGGTGTGGGACGACGCGGACCTGCCGATGTCGCGCGGCGATTGGCAGCGGTGGTTCGAGGCGTCCGAGCGGCTGGCGAGCGTCGGGCCGTAG
- the lpxI gene encoding UDP-2,3-diacylglucosamine diphosphatase LpxI (LpxI, functionally equivalent to LpxH, replaces it in LPS biosynthesis in a minority of bacteria.): MPRPLVILPDPPAPPTAIGLIAGAGRLPIIVAEGLREIGHRVHGIGLAHMYEPDLPKLCESFHEVGLFRVGGWGRALAKRDVRHAIMVGKVDKARLMHDPLRMLKHVPDTRTLIAWHRKLRHDRRSHAVLSAIAEELERSGVQLLDSTTSIPRELADAGVMTTRQPTPAQQADVEFVWPQLVDLLRLDIGQAVAVRERDIIAVEAVEGTDHMIERAGRLCRAKGWTLCKGARCGHDRRSDVPTIGVTTIERMHEAGAGCLALAAGDVIMIDKDEVIAEADRRGVAIIGVPVGAA, encoded by the coding sequence TTGCCCCGACCGCTGGTCATCCTGCCCGATCCGCCCGCCCCGCCGACGGCCATCGGGCTCATCGCCGGGGCGGGTCGCCTGCCGATCATCGTCGCCGAGGGCCTCCGCGAGATCGGCCACCGCGTGCACGGCATCGGCCTCGCCCACATGTACGAGCCCGACCTGCCGAAGCTCTGCGAGAGCTTCCACGAGGTTGGCCTCTTCCGCGTCGGTGGATGGGGCCGGGCGCTCGCCAAACGCGACGTGCGGCACGCGATCATGGTCGGCAAGGTCGACAAGGCCCGCCTGATGCACGACCCCCTGCGGATGCTCAAGCACGTGCCCGATACGCGGACGCTCATCGCGTGGCACCGCAAGCTCCGCCACGACCGCCGGTCCCACGCCGTCCTCAGCGCGATCGCCGAGGAGCTGGAGCGCAGCGGCGTCCAACTCCTCGACTCCACGACCTCCATCCCCCGGGAGCTGGCCGATGCCGGCGTGATGACCACGCGGCAGCCCACGCCCGCGCAACAGGCCGACGTCGAGTTCGTCTGGCCGCAGCTCGTGGATCTGCTGCGGCTGGACATCGGCCAGGCCGTCGCCGTCCGCGAGCGGGACATCATCGCCGTCGAGGCCGTCGAGGGCACCGACCACATGATCGAGCGGGCCGGCCGCCTCTGCAGGGCCAAGGGCTGGACGCTGTGCAAGGGTGCCCGCTGCGGCCACGACCGCCGCAGCGACGTGCCCACCATCGGGGTGACCACCATCGAGCGGATGCACGAGGCCGGCGCGGGCTGCCTCGCACTGGCCGCGGGCGACGTCATCATGATCGACAAGGACGAGGTGATCGCCGAGGCCGACCGCCGCGGCGTGGCGATCATCGGCGTCCCCGTCGGCGCCGCGTGA
- a CDS encoding SAM-dependent methyltransferase: MIPPPARPETDPRAIGVPRIVSRGFHKLQHALHEFEIDPAGMTCVDLGASVGGFTQCLLAFGAAHVTALDTARGVLDYLVRRDEHVTVLERTNALHAEATTAAGLVVVDLGWTPQRLALPAARRWLAPGGRIVSLIKPHYEAKAEHVLGDDDAHQITQRTLDEVGGLGFEMLGLARSPIAGSRRRGSSAGKGGGNAEWLALFGDDPRAQPGAADAQPDS, translated from the coding sequence GTGATCCCCCCACCGGCCCGGCCCGAGACCGACCCCCGGGCCATAGGCGTCCCGCGGATCGTCTCCCGGGGCTTCCACAAGCTGCAGCACGCGCTGCACGAGTTCGAGATCGATCCCGCCGGAATGACCTGCGTCGACCTAGGAGCCAGCGTCGGCGGCTTCACCCAGTGCCTGCTCGCCTTCGGGGCCGCGCACGTCACCGCACTCGATACCGCCCGTGGCGTCCTCGACTACCTCGTCCGCCGCGACGAGCATGTCACCGTCCTCGAACGCACCAACGCCCTGCACGCCGAGGCCACCACCGCGGCCGGCCTCGTTGTCGTGGATCTCGGCTGGACCCCCCAGCGACTGGCGTTGCCCGCCGCCCGGCGATGGCTCGCGCCCGGCGGCCGCATCGTCAGCCTCATCAAGCCCCATTACGAGGCCAAGGCCGAACACGTGCTCGGCGACGACGACGCGCACCAGATCACACAGCGGACCCTCGATGAGGTGGGCGGCCTCGGGTTCGAGATGCTCGGGCTGGCACGCTCACCCATCGCCGGATCACGCCGAAGGGGATCGTCGGCCGGCAAGGGCGGCGGCAACGCGGAGTGGCTTGCGCTCTTCGGCGACGATCCGCGGGCTCAGCCCGGCGCCGCCGACGCCCAGCCCGACTCCTGA
- the obgE gene encoding GTPase ObgE: MFADRATITVYAGKGGDGCVSFRRARGLPKGGPDGGDGGDGGSVVLVADENTGTLIDYRGKHDWRAKNGLPGTGSQRHGAGADDIELLLPPGTLIYDADSGELLFDLQPGDREVVVRGGRGGLGNERFKTATNQTPRHATSGEPGQTRRLDLELKLIAEVGLVGLPNAGKSTLLRALTRATPKVGSYPFTTLSPQLGIAELDMTRRLVFADIPGLIEGAAQGAGLGHEFLRHVERTRVLVHLIDLLPPDESNPAENYRRIRGELGEYAPALLEKPELIALNKADLLGEEADLEARLGEFRAALGEAGDDGVFVISGASGRGLDELLAATWTAVHPADQESGWASAAPG; encoded by the coding sequence GTGTTCGCCGATCGAGCAACCATCACGGTGTACGCCGGCAAGGGCGGGGACGGCTGCGTGTCGTTCCGCCGCGCCCGGGGGCTGCCCAAGGGCGGCCCGGACGGCGGCGACGGCGGGGATGGCGGCAGCGTCGTGCTCGTGGCCGACGAGAACACCGGCACGCTGATCGACTACCGCGGCAAGCACGACTGGCGGGCCAAGAACGGCCTGCCGGGCACGGGCAGCCAGCGGCACGGCGCGGGTGCCGACGACATCGAGCTGCTGCTGCCGCCGGGGACGCTCATCTATGACGCTGATTCGGGGGAGTTGCTGTTCGACCTGCAGCCCGGCGACCGCGAGGTCGTCGTGCGGGGCGGCCGCGGCGGACTGGGCAACGAGCGATTCAAGACCGCCACCAACCAAACGCCCCGCCACGCGACCTCGGGCGAGCCCGGGCAGACGCGGCGGCTCGACCTGGAGCTGAAGCTGATCGCCGAGGTCGGCCTCGTAGGCCTGCCCAACGCCGGCAAGAGCACGCTGCTGCGAGCGCTCACGCGGGCCACGCCCAAGGTCGGCAGCTATCCGTTCACGACGCTATCGCCCCAGCTAGGCATCGCCGAGCTCGACATGACCCGGCGGCTGGTCTTTGCCGACATCCCGGGGCTCATCGAGGGCGCCGCGCAGGGGGCGGGCCTCGGTCACGAATTCCTGCGGCACGTCGAGCGCACGCGGGTGCTCGTGCACCTGATCGACCTGCTGCCTCCCGACGAGTCGAACCCGGCGGAGAACTACCGCCGGATCCGCGGCGAACTGGGCGAGTACGCCCCGGCGCTGCTCGAGAAGCCCGAACTGATCGCGCTCAACAAGGCCGACCTGCTTGGCGAGGAAGCCGACCTTGAGGCCCGGCTTGGCGAATTCCGTGCGGCCCTCGGCGAGGCGGGCGACGATGGCGTGTTCGTAATCAGCGGGGCTTCGGGGCGGGGGCTGGACGAATTGCTCGCCGCGACATGGACCGCGGTGCATCCGGCGGATCAGGAGTCGGGCTGGGCGTCGGCGGCGCCGGGCTGA
- a CDS encoding PilZ domain-containing protein yields the protein MSDPIPFRERRRFVRYDVPPMYSPIAIRTLDRETFDFDGHAYDVSEGGICFELDRAFEPATRVGIRIELPGPMAFGRSRRCCPGADVGPGRAIFALGTIVWTGDEDEFGPCRMAAVFNMFCRVGDQERLRRALGQTYALAA from the coding sequence ATGTCAGACCCGATCCCGTTCCGCGAGCGCCGCCGGTTCGTGCGGTACGACGTGCCGCCGATGTACAGCCCGATCGCCATCCGCACGCTGGACCGCGAGACCTTCGACTTCGATGGCCACGCGTACGACGTGAGCGAGGGCGGCATCTGCTTCGAGCTGGATCGAGCCTTCGAGCCGGCCACGCGGGTCGGGATCCGCATCGAGCTGCCCGGCCCGATGGCCTTCGGCCGGTCGCGGCGGTGCTGCCCGGGCGCGGACGTCGGGCCGGGCCGGGCAATCTTCGCGCTGGGCACCATCGTGTGGACCGGCGACGAGGACGAATTCGGGCCCTGCCGCATGGCGGCGGTGTTCAACATGTTCTGTCGCGTGGGCGACCAGGAGCGGCTGCGGCGGGCGCTGGGCCAGACCTACGCCCTGGCGGCGTAG
- a CDS encoding transcriptional repressor — protein MSDATHGNDLKTLFARHGLRCTKQRQVVYGALAASTSHPTADELFLAVRDTDAGISLATVYNTLESLSKCGLCRKLAPTAGGPTRFDATTSEHVHLLTSDGRLMDVPDDLSARLIDRASDPELIAEIERRLGVGLDKIDIQLIARG, from the coding sequence ATGTCGGATGCAACGCACGGCAACGATCTGAAGACCCTCTTCGCGCGGCACGGGCTGCGCTGCACCAAGCAGCGGCAGGTGGTCTACGGCGCGCTCGCCGCCAGCACGAGCCACCCCACGGCGGATGAATTGTTCTTGGCGGTCCGCGACACGGACGCCGGCATCTCGCTGGCGACCGTGTACAACACGCTCGAATCGCTCTCGAAGTGCGGGTTGTGCCGCAAGCTCGCCCCGACCGCCGGCGGGCCGACGCGGTTCGACGCCACGACCAGCGAGCACGTGCACCTGCTGACGTCGGACGGCCGGCTGATGGACGTGCCCGATGATCTGAGCGCCCGGCTGATCGATCGCGCGAGCGACCCGGAACTGATCGCCGAGATCGAGCGGCGGCTTGGCGTGGGGCTGGACAAGATCGACATCCAGCTCATCGCGCGGGGCTAA
- a CDS encoding GNAT family N-acetyltransferase, producing the protein MIEIRRIATDDPVYRTEVALREAVLLGPIGYDLARFEREYPGVEDRFEHYVAVFEHPSGPRAIGCALLLIDEEARTGKLMQMAVDPQRQGEGLGRRLVVAIEARAFGELGLETLYCHAQETAIGFYEKLGWAGEGPRFMEAGIEHLKMVVQAPPEPADGWSQAASLDGSTGYDDLDGPPP; encoded by the coding sequence GTGATCGAGATCCGCCGAATCGCGACCGACGACCCCGTGTACCGCACGGAGGTTGCGCTCCGCGAGGCGGTGCTGCTGGGGCCCATCGGTTACGACCTGGCGCGCTTCGAACGCGAGTATCCGGGGGTGGAGGACCGCTTCGAGCACTACGTGGCGGTGTTCGAGCATCCGTCGGGCCCGAGGGCCATCGGGTGCGCGTTGCTGCTCATCGACGAGGAAGCCCGCACCGGCAAGCTCATGCAGATGGCCGTCGACCCGCAACGGCAGGGCGAGGGGCTGGGCCGGCGGCTGGTCGTGGCGATCGAGGCCCGGGCCTTCGGTGAGCTGGGGCTCGAGACGCTGTACTGCCACGCCCAGGAAACGGCGATCGGCTTCTACGAGAAGCTGGGCTGGGCGGGCGAGGGACCCCGCTTCATGGAGGCCGGCATCGAGCACCTCAAGATGGTGGTGCAAGCGCCACCAGAGCCCGCGGACGGCTGGAGCCAGGCGGCCTCCCTCGATGGCAGCACAGGCTACGACGACCTGGATGGCCCGCCGCCGTAA
- a CDS encoding 6-carboxytetrahydropterin synthase — MFEIAVTRTFRATHAVRIGGAMEEPHAHDWRVHATIAGGALDDDDLLCDFHAVEASLDAMLDRWRDADLNHQPPFAGGPLPTAERVAEAIAAGLALALRGVLPEGAHVRRVAVTEAPGCEAAVTPGEAAQR, encoded by the coding sequence GTGTTCGAGATCGCCGTCACACGGACCTTCCGCGCAACCCACGCCGTCCGCATCGGCGGCGCGATGGAGGAGCCGCACGCGCACGATTGGCGAGTGCACGCAACCATCGCCGGCGGCGCCCTCGACGACGACGACCTGCTGTGCGACTTCCACGCCGTCGAGGCCTCGCTCGACGCGATGCTCGACCGCTGGCGGGACGCCGACCTCAACCACCAGCCGCCCTTCGCCGGCGGCCCGCTGCCCACGGCCGAGCGCGTCGCCGAGGCCATCGCCGCGGGCTTGGCCCTCGCCCTCCGCGGCGTGCTGCCCGAGGGCGCCCACGTCCGCCGGGTCGCGGTGACCGAGGCGCCGGGCTGCGAGGCGGCCGTCACGCCCGGAGAAGCGGCCCAGCGATGA